One window of Papaver somniferum cultivar HN1 chromosome 9, ASM357369v1, whole genome shotgun sequence genomic DNA carries:
- the LOC113311861 gene encoding uncharacterized protein LOC113311861: protein MQRIGSRKGQKLLKYYCPSDLTDNVLYSKYFTDIKSTKHQTTVTKTNILEKIKQLMAKRRKSGKRKKVDEKDLVCLIGLYLCCVLFFGDKNANGVNAKYLSIVETYDTVLKVSWPDLIHEHLFEEIHTNLSCLSNVKACVQYLLLLFAEHTPAGLIPKVENHEEDIPRVGRWDIYHISDYIWKTDMTQFSPTPSFVAEFSHLEKQLGISTVVPSKDDLQSWMKAQTIENSHLKEQLQEKQAMLKAVYAIAREGISEGDLSGTAEFKVHKFSCQIMQAMGIDPYKVTQEEFMQHEDDVHGGTEHGATEHEEEELQLVETEQQGDGSTEQEKEKDDAETSFNEEFPCMSLAAGNTPTILQAQTAAEGHKRPLRTYSSSMKSVTTCKTPPKKRPVAKQKPTPTNNVDEEQKKDVEETPVTDEAQKKAADGGVVDGAGDDVAAKAVGDDVTAKVNEDTPATVGDGLVMTAPTQPTPGTFDDSSASTQFEDSMVITATTPQTHPDNAQTYRLVQLGANPDDMTNVEVSEMIDEIVSNINKTEHGPAVTENAEPTSTATTQENVFSLGLEKTPKPAGELLKEAANTIRERQPSLIQQRRHYLDGTQRRW, encoded by the exons ATGCAGAGGATTGGAAGCAGAAAGGGTCAGAAGCTGTTAAAGTACTATTGTCCTAGTGATTTGACTGACAATGTTTTATACAGCAAATACTTCACCGATATCAAATCTACAAAGCATCAGACGACGGTGACTAAGACaaacattttagagaagataaaacaacttatggcaaaaaggagaaaaagtgggaaaagaaagaaagttgatgaAAAGGATCTAGTTTGCCTGATAGGTCTTTATCTTTGCTGTGTATTGTTTTTTGGCGACAAAAATGCCAATGGAGTGAACGCGAAATATCTTAGTATCGTTGAAACTTATGATACGGTGCTCAAGGTGTCGTGGCCTGATTTAATACACGAGCACTTGTTTGAAGAGATTCATACTAATCTTAGTTGTTTGTCAAATGTGAAGGCTTGTGTGCAATACCTACTG ttaTTGTTTGCTGAACACACGCCAGCAGGATTAATCCCAAAAGTTGAGAACCACGAGGAAGATATCCCGAGGGTTGGGAGATGGGATATATACCATATTTCTGATTACATTTGGAAAACAGACATGACACAGTTTTCG CCAACTCCTAGCTTTGTGGCTGAGTTTTCACATCTTGAGAAGCAGCTGGGTATATCAACCGTGGTACCCAGCAAGGACGACCTGCAAAGTTGGATGAAAGCGCAAACTATTGAGAATAGCCATCTGAAAGAGCAACTGCAAGAAAAGCAAGCAATGCTTAAAGCAGTGTATGCAATTGCAAGAGAAGGGATATCAGAAGGGGACCTTTCAGGAACAGCGGAATTCAAGGTtcacaaatttagttgccaaattatgcaagcaatgggtattgatccttacaaagtgacccaggaagagtttatgcaacatgaagatgatgtacatggaggtactgagcatggagctactgagcatgaagaagaagagttacaatTAGTTGAGACAGAGCAACAAGGAGATGGAAGTACtgagcaagagaaagagaaagatgacgcggaaacttccttcaatgaagaat ttccatgtatgagccttgcagctggaaatacgccaacaattctgcaagctcaaactgctgcagaggGGCACAAAAGACCACTCAGGACATATAGTTCGAGTATGAAGAGTGTGACAACTTGCaagactccaccaaagaaaaggCCTGTCGCAAAGCAAAAGCCCACTCCTACAAATAATGTTgatgaggagcagaagaaagatgTTGAAGAGACACCTGTTACGGATGAGGCACAGAAGAAAGCTGCAGATGGTGGAGTTGTGGATGGGGCAGGTGATGATGTAGCTGCAAAAGCCGTAGGTGATGATGTTACTGCAAAAGTCAATGAGGATACACCTGCAACTGTTGGTGACGGTTTGGTTATGACTGCTCCAACTCAGCCAACTCCTGGAACTTTTGATGACAGTTCTGCTTCAACACAGTTTGAGGACTCCATGGTGATAACTGCTACAACACCGCAAACACATCCTGACAATGCTCAGACCTACAGGTTGGTGCAACTAGGAGCTAACCCTGATGATATGACGAATGTTGAAGTGAGTGAAATGATAGATGAGATCGTCAGCAACATTAACAAAACTGAACATGGACCCGCAGTGACGGAGAATGCAGAACCTACCTCAACTG CTACAACGCAGGAAAACGTTTTTAGCCTTGGATTAGAAAAAACTCCAAAACCTGCAGGAGAGTTACTGAAGGAAGCTGCGAATACAATAAGAGAAAGGCAACCATCATTAATACAACAACGT AGACATTACTTGGATGGAACTCAAAGAAGATGGTAG